A genome region from Tursiops truncatus isolate mTurTru1 chromosome 15, mTurTru1.mat.Y, whole genome shotgun sequence includes the following:
- the GP2 gene encoding pancreatic secretory granule membrane major glycoprotein GP2 isoform X2, whose translation MSQFMGRMAPVLWLALASCILTLASTEQQGYRNPTSASSYEQGLECGAPGTPEAQLCFDPCQNYTLLDEPSRSTENTGEDEKCDSDKHGWYRFVGDGGVRMPEDCVPVHHCQTAAPVWLNGTHPTVGEGIVNRIACAHWSGNCCLWKTEVLVKACPGQYHVYRLEGIPKCDLRYCTVPVNPATTQHNCERTCRSKEECRFVSGTWDCFCRQDLNISDVHSLQPQLDCQAKEIKVSLDKCLLEGLGFGDEVHAYLQDQNWNCSSMMRREENNWISVTSPAKAGACGNILERNQTHAIYKNTLFLVNDFIIRDTILSINFQCAYPLDMKVSLQTALKPIVSSLNISVDGEGEFTVRMALFQDQNYTSPYEGSAVVLSVESMLYVGAILERGDTSRFNLVLRNCYATPTGDMNDPVRYFIIRNSCPNKRDSTIYVEENGVSSESRFSVQMFMFAGNYDLVFLHCEISLCNSLKEQCQPSCSRNQLRSEGVAIDPARVLDLGPITRRGAQSLGVMSGTTSTAVFLVAWPMLLLPVLLAGLF comes from the exons ATGTCTCAGTTCATGGGAAGGATGGCTCCTGTCCTGTGGCTGGCCCTGGCCTCCTGCATTCTGACCCTGGCATCTACAGAACAGCAAG GTTACAGAAACCCCACCAGTGCCAGTTCCTACGAGCAGGGCTTGGAGTGTGGAGCCCCTGGCACCCCAGAGGCGCAGCTCTGTTTTGACCCCTGCCAGAATTACACCCTACTGGATGAGCCCTCCCGAAGCACAGAGAACACGGGAGAAGACGAGAAATGTGACAGTGACAAGCACGGCTGGTACCGATTTGTGGGAGACGGAGGAGTGAGGATGCCGGAGGACTGCGTCCCCGTGCACCACTGCCAGACGGCTGCTCCCGTGTGGCTGAATGGTACCCACCCCACCGTCGGGGAGGGCATCGTCAACCGTATCGCCTGTGCCCATTGGAGTGGCAACTGCTGCCTCTGGAAGACGGAGGTGCTGGTGAAGGCTTGCCCGGGCCAGTACCACGTGTACCGGTTGGAGGGCATCCCGAAGTGTGATCTGAGATATTGCACAG TGCCTGTCA ACCCCGCCACCACGCAGCACAACTGTGAGAGGACCTGCCGCTCCAAGGAGGAGTGTCGCTTCGTCAGCGGCACCTGGGACTGCTTCTGCAGACAGGACCTCAATATCTCCG ATGTGCACAGTTTGCAGCCCCAGCTGGACTGTCAGGCCAAGGAGATCAAAGTGTCCCTGGACAAGTGTCTGCTGGAAGGCCTGGGTTTCGGGGACGAGGTCCATGCCTACCTTCAGGACCAGAACTGGAACTGCAGCAGCATGATGCGAAGAGAGGAGAACAACTGGATATCGGTGACCAGCCCCGCCAAGGCTGGTGCCTGCGGAAACATTCTGGAG AGAAACCAAACCCATGCCATCTACAAAAACACCCTCTTCTTGGTCAACGATTTCATCATCAGAGACACCATCCTCAGCATCAACTTCCAGTGTGCCTACCCGCTGGACATGAAAGTCAGCCTCCAAACTGCCCTGAAGCCCATCGTAAG TTCCCTGAACATCAGTGTGGACGGGGAGGGAGAGTTCACTGTCAGGATGGCCCTCTTCCAAGACCAGAACTACACATCTCCTTATGAAGGGTCTGCAGTCGTGCTGTCTGTTGAATCCATGCTCTATGTGGGCGCCATCTTGGAGAGAGGGGACACGTCCCGATTTAACCTGGTGTTGAGGAACTGCTATGCCACGCCCACTGGAGACATGAATGACCCTGTGAGATATTTCATCATCAGAAACAG CTGCCCAAATAAACGTGATTCCACTATCTACGTGGAAGAGAATGGGGTGTCATCGGAAAGCCGGTTCTCAGTTCAGATGTTCATGTTTGCTGGAAATTATGACCTAGTTTTCCTGCATTGTGAGATTTCTCTCTGCAATTCCCTTAAAGAGCAGTGCCAGCCG TCTTGCTCGAGAAATCAACTCCGCAGTGAAGGAGTGGCTATTGACCCAGCCCGTGTTTTAGATCTGGGACCCATCACTCGCAGAG GTGCCCAGTCTCTTGGTGTCATGAGTGGAACCACCAGCACTGCAG TGTTCCTGGTGGCCTGGCCCATGCTTCTCCTGCCTGTCCTCCTGGCTGGGCTGTTCTGA
- the GP2 gene encoding pancreatic secretory granule membrane major glycoprotein GP2 isoform X1, protein MSQFMGRMAPVLWLALASCILTLASTEQQGYRNPTSASSYEQGLECGAPGTPEAQLCFDPCQNYTLLDEPSRSTENTGEDEKCDSDKHGWYRFVGDGGVRMPEDCVPVHHCQTAAPVWLNGTHPTVGEGIVNRIACAHWSGNCCLWKTEVLVKACPGQYHVYRLEGIPKCDLRYCTDPATTQHNCERTCRSKEECRFVSGTWDCFCRQDLNISDVHSLQPQLDCQAKEIKVSLDKCLLEGLGFGDEVHAYLQDQNWNCSSMMRREENNWISVTSPAKAGACGNILERNQTHAIYKNTLFLVNDFIIRDTILSINFQCAYPLDMKVSLQTALKPIVSSLNISVDGEGEFTVRMALFQDQNYTSPYEGSAVVLSVESMLYVGAILERGDTSRFNLVLRNCYATPTGDMNDPVRYFIIRNSCPNKRDSTIYVEENGVSSESRFSVQMFMFAGNYDLVFLHCEISLCNSLKEQCQPSCSRNQLRSEGVAIDPARVLDLGPITRRGAQSLGVMSGTTSTAVFLVAWPMLLLPVLLAGLF, encoded by the exons ATGTCTCAGTTCATGGGAAGGATGGCTCCTGTCCTGTGGCTGGCCCTGGCCTCCTGCATTCTGACCCTGGCATCTACAGAACAGCAAG GTTACAGAAACCCCACCAGTGCCAGTTCCTACGAGCAGGGCTTGGAGTGTGGAGCCCCTGGCACCCCAGAGGCGCAGCTCTGTTTTGACCCCTGCCAGAATTACACCCTACTGGATGAGCCCTCCCGAAGCACAGAGAACACGGGAGAAGACGAGAAATGTGACAGTGACAAGCACGGCTGGTACCGATTTGTGGGAGACGGAGGAGTGAGGATGCCGGAGGACTGCGTCCCCGTGCACCACTGCCAGACGGCTGCTCCCGTGTGGCTGAATGGTACCCACCCCACCGTCGGGGAGGGCATCGTCAACCGTATCGCCTGTGCCCATTGGAGTGGCAACTGCTGCCTCTGGAAGACGGAGGTGCTGGTGAAGGCTTGCCCGGGCCAGTACCACGTGTACCGGTTGGAGGGCATCCCGAAGTGTGATCTGAGATATTGCACAG ACCCCGCCACCACGCAGCACAACTGTGAGAGGACCTGCCGCTCCAAGGAGGAGTGTCGCTTCGTCAGCGGCACCTGGGACTGCTTCTGCAGACAGGACCTCAATATCTCCG ATGTGCACAGTTTGCAGCCCCAGCTGGACTGTCAGGCCAAGGAGATCAAAGTGTCCCTGGACAAGTGTCTGCTGGAAGGCCTGGGTTTCGGGGACGAGGTCCATGCCTACCTTCAGGACCAGAACTGGAACTGCAGCAGCATGATGCGAAGAGAGGAGAACAACTGGATATCGGTGACCAGCCCCGCCAAGGCTGGTGCCTGCGGAAACATTCTGGAG AGAAACCAAACCCATGCCATCTACAAAAACACCCTCTTCTTGGTCAACGATTTCATCATCAGAGACACCATCCTCAGCATCAACTTCCAGTGTGCCTACCCGCTGGACATGAAAGTCAGCCTCCAAACTGCCCTGAAGCCCATCGTAAG TTCCCTGAACATCAGTGTGGACGGGGAGGGAGAGTTCACTGTCAGGATGGCCCTCTTCCAAGACCAGAACTACACATCTCCTTATGAAGGGTCTGCAGTCGTGCTGTCTGTTGAATCCATGCTCTATGTGGGCGCCATCTTGGAGAGAGGGGACACGTCCCGATTTAACCTGGTGTTGAGGAACTGCTATGCCACGCCCACTGGAGACATGAATGACCCTGTGAGATATTTCATCATCAGAAACAG CTGCCCAAATAAACGTGATTCCACTATCTACGTGGAAGAGAATGGGGTGTCATCGGAAAGCCGGTTCTCAGTTCAGATGTTCATGTTTGCTGGAAATTATGACCTAGTTTTCCTGCATTGTGAGATTTCTCTCTGCAATTCCCTTAAAGAGCAGTGCCAGCCG TCTTGCTCGAGAAATCAACTCCGCAGTGAAGGAGTGGCTATTGACCCAGCCCGTGTTTTAGATCTGGGACCCATCACTCGCAGAG GTGCCCAGTCTCTTGGTGTCATGAGTGGAACCACCAGCACTGCAG TGTTCCTGGTGGCCTGGCCCATGCTTCTCCTGCCTGTCCTCCTGGCTGGGCTGTTCTGA
- the GP2 gene encoding pancreatic secretory granule membrane major glycoprotein GP2 isoform X3: MGRMAPVLWLALASCILTLASTEQQDPATTQHNCERTCRSKEECRFVSGTWDCFCRQDLNISDVHSLQPQLDCQAKEIKVSLDKCLLEGLGFGDEVHAYLQDQNWNCSSMMRREENNWISVTSPAKAGACGNILERNQTHAIYKNTLFLVNDFIIRDTILSINFQCAYPLDMKVSLQTALKPIVSSLNISVDGEGEFTVRMALFQDQNYTSPYEGSAVVLSVESMLYVGAILERGDTSRFNLVLRNCYATPTGDMNDPVRYFIIRNSCPNKRDSTIYVEENGVSSESRFSVQMFMFAGNYDLVFLHCEISLCNSLKEQCQPSCSRNQLRSEGVAIDPARVLDLGPITRRGAQSLGVMSGTTSTAVFLVAWPMLLLPVLLAGLF; the protein is encoded by the exons ATGGGAAGGATGGCTCCTGTCCTGTGGCTGGCCCTGGCCTCCTGCATTCTGACCCTGGCATCTACAGAACAGCAAG ACCCCGCCACCACGCAGCACAACTGTGAGAGGACCTGCCGCTCCAAGGAGGAGTGTCGCTTCGTCAGCGGCACCTGGGACTGCTTCTGCAGACAGGACCTCAATATCTCCG ATGTGCACAGTTTGCAGCCCCAGCTGGACTGTCAGGCCAAGGAGATCAAAGTGTCCCTGGACAAGTGTCTGCTGGAAGGCCTGGGTTTCGGGGACGAGGTCCATGCCTACCTTCAGGACCAGAACTGGAACTGCAGCAGCATGATGCGAAGAGAGGAGAACAACTGGATATCGGTGACCAGCCCCGCCAAGGCTGGTGCCTGCGGAAACATTCTGGAG AGAAACCAAACCCATGCCATCTACAAAAACACCCTCTTCTTGGTCAACGATTTCATCATCAGAGACACCATCCTCAGCATCAACTTCCAGTGTGCCTACCCGCTGGACATGAAAGTCAGCCTCCAAACTGCCCTGAAGCCCATCGTAAG TTCCCTGAACATCAGTGTGGACGGGGAGGGAGAGTTCACTGTCAGGATGGCCCTCTTCCAAGACCAGAACTACACATCTCCTTATGAAGGGTCTGCAGTCGTGCTGTCTGTTGAATCCATGCTCTATGTGGGCGCCATCTTGGAGAGAGGGGACACGTCCCGATTTAACCTGGTGTTGAGGAACTGCTATGCCACGCCCACTGGAGACATGAATGACCCTGTGAGATATTTCATCATCAGAAACAG CTGCCCAAATAAACGTGATTCCACTATCTACGTGGAAGAGAATGGGGTGTCATCGGAAAGCCGGTTCTCAGTTCAGATGTTCATGTTTGCTGGAAATTATGACCTAGTTTTCCTGCATTGTGAGATTTCTCTCTGCAATTCCCTTAAAGAGCAGTGCCAGCCG TCTTGCTCGAGAAATCAACTCCGCAGTGAAGGAGTGGCTATTGACCCAGCCCGTGTTTTAGATCTGGGACCCATCACTCGCAGAG GTGCCCAGTCTCTTGGTGTCATGAGTGGAACCACCAGCACTGCAG TGTTCCTGGTGGCCTGGCCCATGCTTCTCCTGCCTGTCCTCCTGGCTGGGCTGTTCTGA